One Arvicanthis niloticus isolate mArvNil1 chromosome 13, mArvNil1.pat.X, whole genome shotgun sequence genomic window carries:
- the Tyw2 gene encoding tRNA wybutosine-synthesizing protein 2 homolog — protein sequence MERECEKSVVVAVVTEPRFTQRYREYLERQKLLDRQHRVEKLRDGTVALPVLAETLSEQHLQELRNRVAPGSTCMLTQLLDPLPSKKARVCSPAQRLCLEVRRWVEDRGVTWSADLEADLPRSWQRHGDLLLLSEDCFQATQWKGLEPELWETVASALGVQRLAKRGRVLPDGTRTPSVTLLLGDHGWVEHMDNGIRYKFDVTQCMFSFGNITEKLRVASLSCAGEVLVDLYAGIGYFTLPFLVHAGAAFVHACEWNPHAVVALRNNLEINGVADRCQIHFGDNRKLKLSNTADRVNLGLIPSSEEGWPIACRVLRKDVGGILHIHQNVESFSGKNPQPPGNSKVEKEHWPRPQKITTDKRGNGTTGNFRGEMSSPSKPEWQRWAESAETQIASLLHQVHGKPWRTRILHIHPVKSYAPHVDHIVLDLECRPCPLIG from the coding sequence AtggagagagaatgtgagaagTCTGTAGTTGTCGCAGTTGTGACCGAGCCTCGGTTTACCCAGAGATACAGAGAGTACCTCGAGAGGCAGAAACTCTTGGATAGACAGCACCGTGTGGAAAAGCTGCGGGATGGCACGGTGGCGCTACCGGTGCTGGCGGAAACCCTTTCTGAACAGCATCTGCAGGAGCTGAGGAATCGTGTTGCCCCGGGCAGCACCTGTATGCTGACGCAGCTCCTGGATCCTCTTCCTTCTAAAAAGGCCCGGGTTTGCTCACCTGCTCAAAGACTGTGTCTTGAGGTGAGACGTTGGGTAGAGGATCGTGGAGTGACGTGGTCCGCTGACTTGGAGGCAGATTTGCCCCGGTCTTGGCAACGGCATGGTGACCTGCTGCTTCTTAGTGAAGATTGTTTCCAAGCCACGCAGTGGAAAGGTCTGGAACCAGAACTCTGGGAGACTGTTGCCTCAGCCCTTGGAGTCCAGCGTTTGGCAAAACGAGGGCGGGTGTTACCTGATGGCACTCGAACTCCGTCAGTGACTCTGCTGCTGGGTGACCATGGCTGGGTAGAGCATATGGATAATGGCATCCGGTATAAGTTTGATGTGACACAGTGCATGTTCTCCTTCGGAAACATCACTGAGAAACTTCGAGTGGCATCACTGTCCTGTGCTGGAGAAGTGCTGGTGGATCTCTATGCAGGGATTGGTTATTTTACATTGCCCTTCCTAGTTCATGCTGGTGCGGCCTTCGTCCATGCCTGTGAATGGAATCCTCATGCTGTAGTTGCCCTGAGAAACAATTTGGAGATCAATGGAGTGGCAGACCGGTGCCAAATACATTTTGGGGACAACAGGAAACTGAAGCTCTCAAACACTGCAGATCGGGTGAACCTGGGGCTCATTCCCAGTTCTGAAGAAGGCTGGCCCATTGCCTGCCGAGTGCTGCGGAAAGATGTTGGGGGTATTCTGCATATCCACCAAAATGTGGAATCTTTCTCAGGAAAGAATCCACAGCCACCTGGAAACAGTAAGGTGGAAAAAGAACATTGGCCTCGTCCCCAGAAAATTACCACTGATAAACGGGGAAATGGAACTACTGGGAATTTCAGGGGGGAAATGTCATCACCCAGCAAACCAGAGTGGCAGAGATGGGCAGAATCTGCAGAAACTCAGATCGCCTCTCTTCTTCATCAAGTGCATGGGAAGCCATGGAGGACTCGAATCCTGCATATCCACCCAGTGAAGTCTTACGCCCCGCACGTGGATCACATAGTCCTAGATCTGGAATGCCGTCCCTGTCCTCTGATTGGCTAG